The Chaetodon trifascialis isolate fChaTrf1 chromosome 17, fChaTrf1.hap1, whole genome shotgun sequence genome has a segment encoding these proteins:
- the LOC139345772 gene encoding sodium bicarbonate cotransporter 3-like isoform X4 — MCTRPAAGEMDEPSEQMRPLLRTGLDEEAIVDHGKTSFTTHTNYEKEDLESHRAVYVGVHVPFGRESKRRHRHRGHRHHRKRKERDSEEGKEDGRESPTYDTPSQRVQFILGTEDDDLEHVPHDLFTELDELSFRDGSATEWKETARWLKFEEDVEDGGERWSKPYVATLSLHSLFELRSCILNGTVMLDMRANSIEEIADMLIDSMVASGQLKEDLRSKVREAMLKKHHHQNERKLSNRIPLVRSIADIGKKHSDPLLLERNGPLVSPNSVPNNLDGNKAAERRPSKAGVSRESSSVDFSKVDMNFMKKIPPGAEASNVLVGEVDFLEKPIIAFVRLSPAVLITGLTEVPVPTRFLFLLLGPHGKGPQYHEIGRSMATLMTDEIFHDVAYKAKDRTDLLSGIDEFLDQVTVLPPGEWDPTIRIEPPKNVPSQMKRKRPSHPNGTASPAGELEKEEDHHAGPELQKTGRIFGGLILDIKRKLPFYWTDIRDALSLQCLASILFLYCACMSPVITFGGLLGEATKGNISAIESLFGASLTGVAYSLFAGQPLTILGSTGPVLVFEKILFKFCNDYGMSYLSLRTSIGLWTAFLCVVLVATDASSLVCYITRFTEEAFAALICIIFIYEALEKLFHLGEHYPVNMHNNLDNLTQYSCQCSAPVNASDKIVQEWNRTGYSPDSIPWSSLNVSMCKTLHGEFVGAACGHHGPYIPDVLFWSIILFFTTFFLSSFLKQFKTERYFPTKVRSTISDFAVFITIMIMVLVDYLMGIPSPKLNVPDRFEPTSKNRGWLMDPLGENPWWTLLVAALPALLCTILIFMDQQITAVIINRKEHKLKKGCGYHLDLLVVALMLGVCSVMGLPWFVAATVLSISHVNSLKLESGCSAPGEQPKFLGIREQRVTGFMIFVLMGCSVFMTSVLKFIPMPVLYGVFLYMGVSSLKGIQFFDRIKLFGMPSKHQPDLIYLRYVPLWKVHIFTLVQLTCLVLLWVIKASAAAVVFPMMVLALVFIRKLLDFFFTKRELSWLDDLMPESKKKKEDDKKKKAREKLEAESQLQDEEDMELKVSFEGSNQLNIPVKTLSGSSDSDPLVVNISDEMAKTAAWKAVNSSAESCVQPVKRSGSQEKVACVRVDVSPDAPGGGSTSETFL; from the exons ggTCTAGACGAGGAGGCAATAGTTGACCACGGGAAGACCAGCTTCACCACTCACACAAACTATGAAAAGGAAGATTTGGAAA GCCACAGAGCGGTGTACGTAGGCGTCCACGTTCCTTTCGGAAGGGAGAGCAAACGGAGGCATCGCCACCGCGGACACAGACACCACcgaaaaaggaaagagagagactctGAGGAGGGGAAGGAAGATGGCAGGGAATCCCCCACTTACG ACACACCATCCCAGCGGGTCCAGTTCATCCTGGGTACAGAGGACGATGACCTCGAGCACGTCCCCCATGACCTCTTCACTGAGCTGGATGAGCTCTCCTTCAGAGATGGCAGTGCCACTGAATGGAAGGAGACTGCCAG GTGGCTGAAGTTTGAAGAGGATGTGGAAGATGGTGGGGAGAGGTGGAGTAAGCCCTACGTGGCTACGTTGTCGCTACACAGTTTATTTGAACTGCGTAGCTGCATACTCAACGGCACAGTCATGCTGGATATGAGGGCCAACAGTATTGAGGAAATTGCGG ACATGCTGATAGACAGCATGGTAGCATCAGGCCAGCTGAAGGAGGATTTGCGTTCCAAGGTGCGGGAAGCCATGCTGAAGAAACACCACCACCAGAATGAGAGAAAGCTCAGCAATCGTATCCCTCTGGTGCGCTCCATTGCTGACATAGGCAAGAAACATTCTGACCCACTCTTGCTTGAAAGAAACG ggCCACTGGTGTCTCCGAACTCTGTCCCAAACAACCTGGATGGCAACAAAGCAGCGGAGAGGAGGCCGTCCAAAGCAGGGGTCAGTAGAGAAAGCAGCAGTGTCGACTTCAGCAAG GTGGACATGAATTTCATGAAAAAGATTCCCCCGGGTGCTGAGGCTTCCAACGTACTGGTGGGAGAAGTGGACTTTCTGGAGAAGCCCATAATTGCCTTTGTACGACTGTCCCCTGCAGTCCTCATCACAGGCCTCACAGAGGTGCCTGTGCCCACGAG gtttcttttcctgcttttgGGTCCTCATGGCAAAGGGCCCCAGTACCATGAGATTGGCAGATCCATGGCCACACTAATGACAGATGAG ATTTTCCACGATGTAGCATACAAGGCTAAAGACCGAACGGATCTCCTCTCGGGGATAGACGAGTTCCTCGATCAAGTGACTGTCCTGCCTCCTGGAGAATGGGACCCTACAATCCGGATTGAGCCGCCCAAGAATGTCCCATCTCAG atgaagaggaagaggccaTCTCATCCCAACGGCACTGCGTCTCCAGCTGGAGAgctggaaaaagaggaagaccATCACGCAGGGCCTGAGCTGCAGAAGACCGGGAG GATATTTGGAGGTCTGATCCTGGACATCAAGCGCAAGTTACCGTTCTACTGGACCGACATCAGGGACGCCCTCAGTCTGCAGTGTCTAGCCTCCATCCTGTTCCTCTACTGCGCCTGCATGTCCCCAGTCATCACATTTGGAGGTCTGCTTGGGGAGGCAACTAAAGGCAACATA AGTGCCATAGAATCTCTGTTCGGGGCCTCGCTGACAGGAGTGGCGTACTCCCTCTTCGCTGGACAGCCCCTCACTATTCTTGGCAGCACAGGCCCTGTTTTAGTGTTTGAGAAGATCCTCTTCAAGTTCTGCAA TGACTACGGCATGTCGTACCTGTCGCTGCGGACCAGCATTGGACTGTGGACAGCCTTCCTGTGCGTAGTCCTGGTGGCCACAGATGCCAGCTCCCTGGTCTGCTACATTACCCGATTTACAGAGGAGGCCTTCGCTGCACTCATCTGCATCATCTTCATCTATGAGGCTCTCGAGAAGCTCTTTCACCTGGGAGAACACTACCCTGTCAACATGCACAACAACTTGGACAACCTCACCCAGTATTC GTGTCAGTGCTCTGCGCCAGTCAACGCCTCAGATAAGATCGTGCAGGAGTGGAACCGGACAGGATACAGCCCAGACTCTATTCCGTGGAGCAGCCTCAATGTTTCG ATGTGTAAGACGCTCCATGGGGAGTTTGTGGGTGCTGCCTGCGGTCATCATGGGCCCTACATCCCAGATGTTCTCTTCTGGtccatcatcctcttcttcaccacCTTCTTCCTATCCTCCTTCCTTAAGCAGTTTAAGACAGAGAGATATTTTCCCACCAAG GTGCGCTCCACTATCAGCGATTTTGCTGTGTTTATAACCATCATGATCATGGTGCTGGTGGACTATCTAATGGGGATCCCCTCTCCTAAACTGAATGTCCCTGACCGCTTTGAG CCAACTTCAAAGAACCGAGGCTGGCTGATGGACCCTTTAGGAGAAAATCCCTGGTGGACGCTGCTGGTGGCGGCACTTCCTGCCCTGCTCTGCACCATCCTCATCTTTATGGACCAGCAGATCACTGCAGTCATCATCAACCGCAAGGAGCACAAGCTCAAG AAAGGCTGTGGCTATCACCTGGACTTGCTGGTAGTGGCACTTATGCTGGGCGTGTGCTCCGTCATGGGCCTGCCATGGTTCGTGGCTGCCACCgtcctctccatctcccacGTTAACAGCCTGAAGCTGGAGTCTGGCTGCTCCGCTCCAGGAGAGCAGCCTAAGTTCCTGGGCATCCGGGAGCAGCGGGTCACTGGATTCATGATCTTTGTCCTCATGggttgttctgttttcatgacCTCAGTGCTCAAG TTTATTCCTATGCCAGTCCTGTATGGAGTCTTTCTATACATGGGTGTCTCTTCCCTCAAAGGCATTCAA TTCTTTGACAGAATCAAGCTGTTCGGCATGCCCTCCAAGCACCAGCCTGATCTGATTTATCTGCGCTATGTGCCGCTGTGGAAGGTCCACATCTTCACCCTGGTGCAGCTCACCTGTTTGGTGTTGCTCTGGGTCATCAAGGCCTCCGCAGCAGCTGTTGTGTTTCCCATGATG gTTCTGGCGCTGGTCTTCATCCGAAAGCTTCTAGACTTTTTCTTCACCAAGAGAGAGCTGAGCTGGCTGGATGACTTGATGCCAgaaagcaagaagaagaaagaggacgacaagaaaaagaaagcacgTGAAAAGCTG GAAGCAGAGTCCCAGCTGCAGGACGAAGAGGACATGGAGCTGAAGGTCAGCTTTGAAGGCTCGAACCAACTCAACATCCCTGTGAAAACGCTCTCAGGGAG TTCTGATTCTGACCCCTTGGTTGTAAATATCTCTGATGAAATGGCCAAAACCGCAGCGTGGAAGGCCGTGAATTCCAGTGCAGAGTCATGTGTCCAACCTGTGAAGCGTAGTGGAAG CCAGGAGAAGGTGGCCTGCGTTAGAGTCGACGTCAGCCCAGACGCGCCAGGAGGGGGCTCCACTTCCGAGACCTTCCTGTGA
- the LOC139345772 gene encoding sodium bicarbonate cotransporter 3-like isoform X5, with translation MCTRPAAGEMDEPSEQMRPLLRTGLDEEAIVDHGKTSFTTHTNYEKEDLESHRAVYVGVHVPFGRESKRRHRHRGHRHHRKRKERDSEEGKEDGRESPTYDTPSQRVQFILGTEDDDLEHVPHDLFTELDELSFRDGSATEWKETARWLKFEEDVEDGGERWSKPYVATLSLHSLFELRSCILNGTVMLDMRANSIEEIADMLIDSMVASGQLKEDLRSKVREAMLKKHHHQNERKLSNRIPLVRSIADIGKKHSDPLLLERNGPLVSPNSVPNNLDGNKAAERRPSKAGVDMNFMKKIPPGAEASNVLVGEVDFLEKPIIAFVRLSPAVLITGLTEVPVPTRFLFLLLGPHGKGPQYHEIGRSMATLMTDEIFHDVAYKAKDRTDLLSGIDEFLDQVTVLPPGEWDPTIRIEPPKNVPSQMKRKRPSHPNGTASPAGELEKEEDHHAGPELQKTGRIFGGLILDIKRKLPFYWTDIRDALSLQCLASILFLYCACMSPVITFGGLLGEATKGNISAIESLFGASLTGVAYSLFAGQPLTILGSTGPVLVFEKILFKFCNDYGMSYLSLRTSIGLWTAFLCVVLVATDASSLVCYITRFTEEAFAALICIIFIYEALEKLFHLGEHYPVNMHNNLDNLTQYSCQCSAPVNASDKIVQEWNRTGYSPDSIPWSSLNVSMCKTLHGEFVGAACGHHGPYIPDVLFWSIILFFTTFFLSSFLKQFKTERYFPTKVRSTISDFAVFITIMIMVLVDYLMGIPSPKLNVPDRFEPTSKNRGWLMDPLGENPWWTLLVAALPALLCTILIFMDQQITAVIINRKEHKLKKGCGYHLDLLVVALMLGVCSVMGLPWFVAATVLSISHVNSLKLESGCSAPGEQPKFLGIREQRVTGFMIFVLMGCSVFMTSVLKFIPMPVLYGVFLYMGVSSLKGIQFFDRIKLFGMPSKHQPDLIYLRYVPLWKVHIFTLVQLTCLVLLWVIKASAAAVVFPMMVLALVFIRKLLDFFFTKRELSWLDDLMPESKKKKEDDKKKKAREKLEAESQLQDEEDMELKVSFEGSNQLNIPVKTLSGSSDSDPLVVNISDEMAKTAAWKAVNSSAESCVQPVKRSGSQEKVACVRVDVSPDAPGGGSTSETFL, from the exons ggTCTAGACGAGGAGGCAATAGTTGACCACGGGAAGACCAGCTTCACCACTCACACAAACTATGAAAAGGAAGATTTGGAAA GCCACAGAGCGGTGTACGTAGGCGTCCACGTTCCTTTCGGAAGGGAGAGCAAACGGAGGCATCGCCACCGCGGACACAGACACCACcgaaaaaggaaagagagagactctGAGGAGGGGAAGGAAGATGGCAGGGAATCCCCCACTTACG ACACACCATCCCAGCGGGTCCAGTTCATCCTGGGTACAGAGGACGATGACCTCGAGCACGTCCCCCATGACCTCTTCACTGAGCTGGATGAGCTCTCCTTCAGAGATGGCAGTGCCACTGAATGGAAGGAGACTGCCAG GTGGCTGAAGTTTGAAGAGGATGTGGAAGATGGTGGGGAGAGGTGGAGTAAGCCCTACGTGGCTACGTTGTCGCTACACAGTTTATTTGAACTGCGTAGCTGCATACTCAACGGCACAGTCATGCTGGATATGAGGGCCAACAGTATTGAGGAAATTGCGG ACATGCTGATAGACAGCATGGTAGCATCAGGCCAGCTGAAGGAGGATTTGCGTTCCAAGGTGCGGGAAGCCATGCTGAAGAAACACCACCACCAGAATGAGAGAAAGCTCAGCAATCGTATCCCTCTGGTGCGCTCCATTGCTGACATAGGCAAGAAACATTCTGACCCACTCTTGCTTGAAAGAAACG ggCCACTGGTGTCTCCGAACTCTGTCCCAAACAACCTGGATGGCAACAAAGCAGCGGAGAGGAGGCCGTCCAAAGCAGGG GTGGACATGAATTTCATGAAAAAGATTCCCCCGGGTGCTGAGGCTTCCAACGTACTGGTGGGAGAAGTGGACTTTCTGGAGAAGCCCATAATTGCCTTTGTACGACTGTCCCCTGCAGTCCTCATCACAGGCCTCACAGAGGTGCCTGTGCCCACGAG gtttcttttcctgcttttgGGTCCTCATGGCAAAGGGCCCCAGTACCATGAGATTGGCAGATCCATGGCCACACTAATGACAGATGAG ATTTTCCACGATGTAGCATACAAGGCTAAAGACCGAACGGATCTCCTCTCGGGGATAGACGAGTTCCTCGATCAAGTGACTGTCCTGCCTCCTGGAGAATGGGACCCTACAATCCGGATTGAGCCGCCCAAGAATGTCCCATCTCAG atgaagaggaagaggccaTCTCATCCCAACGGCACTGCGTCTCCAGCTGGAGAgctggaaaaagaggaagaccATCACGCAGGGCCTGAGCTGCAGAAGACCGGGAG GATATTTGGAGGTCTGATCCTGGACATCAAGCGCAAGTTACCGTTCTACTGGACCGACATCAGGGACGCCCTCAGTCTGCAGTGTCTAGCCTCCATCCTGTTCCTCTACTGCGCCTGCATGTCCCCAGTCATCACATTTGGAGGTCTGCTTGGGGAGGCAACTAAAGGCAACATA AGTGCCATAGAATCTCTGTTCGGGGCCTCGCTGACAGGAGTGGCGTACTCCCTCTTCGCTGGACAGCCCCTCACTATTCTTGGCAGCACAGGCCCTGTTTTAGTGTTTGAGAAGATCCTCTTCAAGTTCTGCAA TGACTACGGCATGTCGTACCTGTCGCTGCGGACCAGCATTGGACTGTGGACAGCCTTCCTGTGCGTAGTCCTGGTGGCCACAGATGCCAGCTCCCTGGTCTGCTACATTACCCGATTTACAGAGGAGGCCTTCGCTGCACTCATCTGCATCATCTTCATCTATGAGGCTCTCGAGAAGCTCTTTCACCTGGGAGAACACTACCCTGTCAACATGCACAACAACTTGGACAACCTCACCCAGTATTC GTGTCAGTGCTCTGCGCCAGTCAACGCCTCAGATAAGATCGTGCAGGAGTGGAACCGGACAGGATACAGCCCAGACTCTATTCCGTGGAGCAGCCTCAATGTTTCG ATGTGTAAGACGCTCCATGGGGAGTTTGTGGGTGCTGCCTGCGGTCATCATGGGCCCTACATCCCAGATGTTCTCTTCTGGtccatcatcctcttcttcaccacCTTCTTCCTATCCTCCTTCCTTAAGCAGTTTAAGACAGAGAGATATTTTCCCACCAAG GTGCGCTCCACTATCAGCGATTTTGCTGTGTTTATAACCATCATGATCATGGTGCTGGTGGACTATCTAATGGGGATCCCCTCTCCTAAACTGAATGTCCCTGACCGCTTTGAG CCAACTTCAAAGAACCGAGGCTGGCTGATGGACCCTTTAGGAGAAAATCCCTGGTGGACGCTGCTGGTGGCGGCACTTCCTGCCCTGCTCTGCACCATCCTCATCTTTATGGACCAGCAGATCACTGCAGTCATCATCAACCGCAAGGAGCACAAGCTCAAG AAAGGCTGTGGCTATCACCTGGACTTGCTGGTAGTGGCACTTATGCTGGGCGTGTGCTCCGTCATGGGCCTGCCATGGTTCGTGGCTGCCACCgtcctctccatctcccacGTTAACAGCCTGAAGCTGGAGTCTGGCTGCTCCGCTCCAGGAGAGCAGCCTAAGTTCCTGGGCATCCGGGAGCAGCGGGTCACTGGATTCATGATCTTTGTCCTCATGggttgttctgttttcatgacCTCAGTGCTCAAG TTTATTCCTATGCCAGTCCTGTATGGAGTCTTTCTATACATGGGTGTCTCTTCCCTCAAAGGCATTCAA TTCTTTGACAGAATCAAGCTGTTCGGCATGCCCTCCAAGCACCAGCCTGATCTGATTTATCTGCGCTATGTGCCGCTGTGGAAGGTCCACATCTTCACCCTGGTGCAGCTCACCTGTTTGGTGTTGCTCTGGGTCATCAAGGCCTCCGCAGCAGCTGTTGTGTTTCCCATGATG gTTCTGGCGCTGGTCTTCATCCGAAAGCTTCTAGACTTTTTCTTCACCAAGAGAGAGCTGAGCTGGCTGGATGACTTGATGCCAgaaagcaagaagaagaaagaggacgacaagaaaaagaaagcacgTGAAAAGCTG GAAGCAGAGTCCCAGCTGCAGGACGAAGAGGACATGGAGCTGAAGGTCAGCTTTGAAGGCTCGAACCAACTCAACATCCCTGTGAAAACGCTCTCAGGGAG TTCTGATTCTGACCCCTTGGTTGTAAATATCTCTGATGAAATGGCCAAAACCGCAGCGTGGAAGGCCGTGAATTCCAGTGCAGAGTCATGTGTCCAACCTGTGAAGCGTAGTGGAAG CCAGGAGAAGGTGGCCTGCGTTAGAGTCGACGTCAGCCCAGACGCGCCAGGAGGGGGCTCCACTTCCGAGACCTTCCTGTGA